The following coding sequences are from one Nicotiana tomentosiformis chromosome 3, ASM39032v3, whole genome shotgun sequence window:
- the LOC104120030 gene encoding probable calcium-binding protein CML18, which produces MSGDAPQKLDDEQIAELREIFRSFDRNNDGSLTQLELGSLLRSLGLKPSNDQLEDLIQKADRNSNGLIEFSEFVALVAPELIPAKSPYSEEQLKKIFQMFDRDGNGLITAAELAHSMAKLGHALTQEELTGMIKEADRDGDGCISFEEFAQAMTSAAFDNSWT; this is translated from the coding sequence ATGAGCGGAGATGCACCGCAGAAGCTAGACGATGAGCAAATTGCGGAACTTCGTGAGATTTTCCGGTCATTTGATCGGAATAACGACGGAAGCTTAACGCAACTTGAACTCGGATCATTACTCCGATCCTTAGGATTAAAGCCGAGTAATGATCAATTGGAGGATTTAATACAAAAAGCGGACAGGAACAGCAATGGTTTGATTGAGTTTTCAGAATTCGTGGCTTTGGTTGCGCCGGAGCTTATACCGGCGAAATCTCCGTACTCGGAGGAACAGCTGAAGAAGATTTTTCAGATGTTTGATAGGGACGGCAATGGTTTGATAACCGCGGCGGAGTTGGCACATTCGATGGCAAAATTAGGACATGCGCTTACACAAGAAGAGCTAACAGGGATGATTAAGGAAGCTGATAGGGATGGTGATGGTTGTATTAGCTTTGAGGAGTTTGCTCAGGCTATGACTTCCGCTGCGTTTGACAATTCATGGACATGA